In Maridesulfovibrio sp., a single genomic region encodes these proteins:
- a CDS encoding 16S rRNA (uracil(1498)-N(3))-methyltransferase, protein MSRLNSFYLPPENWHSPFVLDGGEARHMIKVLRTRTGDVVRLFDGCGRDGLFKVTSLTRTSVALELEEEKIHPDHRGLSVAIGWNKSSRRGWILEKAVELEARRIIFFQSEFSQGKIPAEVKDSWTEKLVTAAKQCGNSWLPELMVVKGSMDSLVEVSEEYSDRLLLWEKADNESVPDFSVLAGESVLAVIGPEGGFSSREAEFMIESGFRSISLGKSILRWETAALLCLGAAYLERQKAMPGESE, encoded by the coding sequence ATGTCCCGTCTCAATTCGTTCTATCTTCCTCCGGAAAACTGGCACTCTCCATTTGTACTTGATGGCGGAGAGGCCCGGCACATGATTAAAGTCCTGCGGACGCGCACCGGAGATGTTGTCAGACTTTTTGACGGATGCGGCAGGGACGGGCTTTTTAAAGTCACCTCCCTCACCAGGACGAGTGTTGCCCTTGAGCTTGAAGAAGAGAAAATTCATCCGGATCACAGAGGACTCAGCGTGGCTATCGGCTGGAACAAGTCCTCGCGGCGCGGGTGGATTCTCGAAAAGGCGGTCGAGCTTGAGGCTCGGAGAATAATTTTTTTTCAAAGCGAGTTCAGTCAGGGAAAGATTCCCGCGGAAGTCAAGGATTCGTGGACTGAAAAACTGGTCACTGCCGCCAAGCAGTGCGGTAATTCGTGGTTGCCAGAACTTATGGTGGTCAAAGGGTCGATGGACTCTTTGGTTGAAGTCTCCGAGGAATATTCGGACCGGCTGCTGCTATGGGAAAAAGCGGATAACGAATCCGTTCCGGACTTTTCCGTCCTTGCCGGGGAATCCGTTCTTGCCGTAATCGGTCCTGAGGGGGGATTCAGTTCCCGCGAAGCAGAATTCATGATCGAGAGCGGTTTCAGATCCATAAGTCTGGGGAAAAGTATTCTCAGGTGGGAAACAGCCGCCCTGCTCTGTCTTGGTGCTGCCTATCTGGAACGGCAGAAAGCGATGCCGGGAGAATCAGAATGA
- a CDS encoding replication-associated recombination protein A — protein sequence MKLELTDTQPLADRIRPGNIDEFVGQNHIRERIEAFERSKRLPSLLLFGPPGCGKSTLALLLAKSTGRHYVRISAPEAGIAALRKQLAGMDILILDELHRFSKAQQDFFLPILESGEITLLATTTENPSFSVTRQLLSRLHVLRLRSLTKVDLIAICKRACEELEITLEADSLSLIASLAGGDGRTLLNLLEYTAQLPEEKRHADNLRGILPDTVIRGDRDGDSHYELASALIKSIRGSDPDAALYYLGCLIESGEDPKFITRRLIISAGEDIGLADPYAMTLAVSCQQAVEFIGMPEGFIPMSETAVYLALAPKSNSSYAAYHAVKMEIRQNGMLPVPLHLRNATTNLQKEWGYGRNYKYPHSFPRGYVDQEYLPPEIADRTFYTPKDQGEEPRLNAWLQGQRRSSRPRMDINSLGNKKK from the coding sequence ATGAAGCTGGAATTGACCGATACCCAGCCGCTGGCCGATCGTATCCGGCCCGGAAATATAGATGAATTTGTCGGACAGAATCATATCCGGGAAAGAATCGAAGCCTTTGAACGCTCCAAGAGACTGCCCAGCCTTCTGCTGTTCGGCCCTCCGGGGTGTGGAAAATCAACGCTTGCGTTGCTGCTTGCCAAATCCACCGGGCGCCATTATGTGCGCATCAGCGCTCCGGAGGCCGGAATAGCCGCCCTGCGCAAGCAGCTTGCGGGGATGGACATTCTCATCCTTGACGAACTGCACCGTTTTTCCAAGGCGCAGCAGGACTTCTTTTTGCCCATTCTGGAATCCGGCGAAATCACTCTGCTGGCCACCACAACCGAGAACCCATCTTTCAGTGTAACCAGGCAGCTGCTTTCCCGGTTGCATGTTCTTCGGCTGAGGTCGCTTACCAAGGTTGATCTCATCGCCATCTGCAAACGGGCCTGCGAAGAACTGGAGATTACACTGGAAGCGGACAGCCTGAGCCTCATTGCATCTCTTGCCGGAGGCGACGGGCGTACTCTGCTTAACCTTCTTGAATACACGGCCCAACTGCCCGAAGAAAAAAGGCATGCCGACAATCTGCGCGGGATTCTGCCGGATACCGTGATCCGCGGTGACCGGGACGGAGATTCGCATTATGAGCTGGCTTCGGCGCTGATAAAATCCATTCGCGGCAGCGATCCGGATGCAGCCCTCTACTATCTGGGCTGCCTGATAGAAAGCGGCGAGGACCCCAAGTTCATTACCCGCAGGCTGATCATTTCCGCAGGTGAAGACATCGGGCTGGCCGACCCTTATGCCATGACTCTTGCCGTATCATGTCAGCAGGCTGTGGAATTCATCGGCATGCCGGAAGGATTCATCCCCATGTCTGAGACGGCTGTATATCTGGCCCTTGCTCCCAAAAGTAACAGTTCCTACGCCGCCTATCACGCTGTGAAGATGGAAATCCGTCAGAACGGAATGCTTCCTGTTCCTCTGCATCTGCGCAACGCAACGACAAACCTGCAGAAGGAATGGGGCTATGGCCGAAACTACAAGTACCCCCACTCTTTTCCCCGCGGCTATGTGGATCAGGAATATCTGCCGCCGGAGATTGCGGACCGGACCTTTTATACTCCCAAGGATCAGGGTGAAGAGCCCCGGTTGAATGCATGGCTGCAGGGACAGCGGAGATCCTCGCGTCCTCGGATGGATATCAATTCTCTGGGGAATAAGAAAAAGTAG
- a CDS encoding ATP-binding protein — MTSFNSIIIENIIESLDVGLMVLSHEGKIIYLNKAVCEILGLNREEHLGFGWGELFITDEISNAEFNQVVLDVIMEQSIGLKHVVPFRPKGYVCLKRLSITSSFLTENETDIGMVFLFEDITEIYNAEQREKKILSRNVELQKERIEGLDSLAQAVAHQVLNPTTVIGGMANIISRKLPEGDPLKRDVQIITEEALKLEGLVAAVRTYSEIPKPQPVEVHVRDFFIEAGINANRILSRIGEAIELRLDCSVDTMMVGKSLFMTAVVELLLNASNFTPEKVTDVHVKVESIFKKVVIRIIDHGMGIAEPYLGHVLDPFFSTKAKGVGMGLSRVKKIIFEHHGKLTVESPGPGKGTTVTIELPCPENNCCGADV; from the coding sequence ATGACCTCATTCAATTCTATCATAATAGAAAATATAATCGAAAGTCTTGACGTCGGCCTGATGGTTCTGTCCCACGAGGGAAAGATTATTTACCTCAACAAGGCTGTGTGCGAGATACTGGGACTCAACCGGGAAGAACACCTCGGTTTTGGGTGGGGCGAACTGTTTATTACTGATGAAATTTCAAATGCGGAATTTAATCAGGTCGTATTGGATGTGATTATGGAGCAGTCCATAGGGCTGAAGCATGTTGTCCCATTCAGACCGAAAGGCTACGTCTGTCTTAAACGTCTTTCAATCACCTCCTCTTTTCTTACCGAGAATGAAACCGACATCGGCATGGTTTTCCTGTTTGAGGATATAACCGAGATTTATAATGCCGAACAGCGTGAAAAGAAGATCCTGTCCCGCAATGTGGAACTCCAAAAAGAACGAATCGAAGGGCTGGACTCTCTTGCTCAGGCTGTAGCACATCAGGTACTGAATCCGACCACAGTCATCGGCGGAATGGCCAATATCATTTCGCGCAAGCTGCCCGAGGGAGACCCTTTGAAGCGGGACGTGCAGATTATCACCGAGGAAGCGCTCAAGCTGGAAGGACTGGTGGCTGCGGTGCGGACCTATTCGGAAATTCCCAAACCGCAGCCTGTGGAAGTGCACGTGCGGGATTTTTTTATAGAAGCCGGTATAAACGCCAACAGGATACTGTCCCGCATAGGCGAAGCCATAGAATTAAGGCTGGATTGTTCGGTCGATACAATGATGGTCGGAAAAAGCCTGTTTATGACGGCCGTTGTGGAACTGCTTTTGAACGCCAGCAATTTCACTCCTGAAAAAGTTACGGATGTCCATGTAAAGGTGGAAAGCATCTTCAAGAAAGTGGTGATCAGAATAATCGACCACGGCATGGGCATAGCCGAGCCATACCTCGGACATGTGCTGGACCCGTTTTTTTCGACCAAGGCCAAAGGGGTCGGCATGGGACTTTCGAGGGTTAAAAAGATAATTTTCGAGCATCACGGAAAACTTACCGTGGAAAGCCCCGGTCCGGGAAAAGGCACAACGGTCACCATTGAACTGCCCTGCCCCGAAAATAATTGCTGCGGGGCCGATGTCTGA
- a CDS encoding HDOD domain-containing protein, with the protein MKKIFIDEVKPGMILGADVKQSGRMLLPAGSVLTRSNIAVFKKQGIETVEILTAENQEPDEASLDKAFTYVRDYFMFVDHSHPTSIKLFDIAVYKTAVKLMEGWRIPTREEQTVTELDDMRDLFYRDEGSVKDIVDDELKLASFPDIFFKVKEAVTDPNTSAQQIAEVVGLDVGLSTQLLKLVNSPLYGFPSEISSLVRAVALIGGRELCTLALGLSTIGYFRDIPPELIDMRTFWLHSLTCAVFSKVIAEQMDGVVPEEMFTAGLLHDAGRLILFKKMPCSAVQTMIHARENFIPLVEAEDMVLGFNHTEVARAMFERWSFPESLIDIIASHHNPSLSNHYKEAGILQLADNLALAVGLADGGMYAIPGVDETLPEKLGVDEEMLVQIVHDYDSRIKELFSSFF; encoded by the coding sequence ATGAAAAAAATCTTCATAGATGAAGTTAAGCCGGGAATGATATTAGGGGCGGATGTAAAGCAGTCGGGAAGGATGCTTTTACCTGCCGGATCGGTACTGACTCGCAGCAACATCGCGGTTTTCAAAAAACAGGGAATAGAAACAGTGGAAATCCTCACTGCCGAAAATCAGGAACCGGATGAGGCAAGTCTGGACAAGGCTTTTACCTATGTCCGGGATTACTTCATGTTTGTTGATCACAGCCATCCTACAAGCATTAAACTGTTTGATATCGCCGTGTACAAAACAGCCGTGAAACTCATGGAAGGTTGGAGGATTCCCACCCGCGAGGAACAGACCGTAACAGAACTGGATGATATGCGCGACCTGTTCTACCGCGATGAAGGCTCTGTAAAAGACATTGTGGATGATGAACTGAAGCTGGCTTCATTTCCGGATATATTTTTCAAAGTCAAGGAAGCGGTAACCGATCCGAATACCTCGGCACAGCAGATAGCGGAGGTCGTGGGGCTGGATGTAGGGCTGTCCACACAACTGCTTAAACTGGTCAACAGTCCTCTTTACGGCTTTCCATCTGAAATAAGCTCGCTGGTAAGAGCTGTTGCTCTGATCGGCGGGCGGGAGTTGTGCACTCTGGCACTGGGACTTTCCACCATCGGCTATTTTAGGGATATCCCGCCGGAATTGATCGACATGCGCACTTTCTGGCTGCATTCATTGACCTGTGCTGTTTTCAGCAAGGTCATAGCCGAGCAGATGGACGGAGTGGTGCCGGAGGAAATGTTCACCGCCGGACTGCTTCACGATGCTGGTCGGCTGATTCTGTTCAAGAAAATGCCTTGCAGCGCGGTGCAGACAATGATTCATGCCCGGGAAAATTTCATTCCGCTGGTGGAAGCCGAAGATATGGTACTCGGTTTCAATCATACCGAGGTTGCAAGGGCAATGTTTGAAAGATGGAGTTTCCCGGAATCACTGATCGATATTATCGCGTCCCACCATAACCCCAGCCTTTCAAACCACTACAAGGAAGCAGGAATACTGCAACTGGCCGACAATCTCGCACTTGCCGTCGGTCTGGCCGATGGAGGCATGTACGCTATTCCCGGCGTGGATGAAACTCTTCCGGAAAAACTGGGAGTGGATGAAGAAATGCTTGTTCAGATAGTACATGATTACGACAGCAGGATAAAAGAACTGTTTTCCAGTTTTTTCTGA
- a CDS encoding protein-glutamate O-methyltransferase CheR, producing the protein MAQLFSQRGFSGSIKITPDEFSRFKELVYNLAGIFLQDNRAFMVENRFSHRLTELGFKTYTEYINFLKNGVKGKAEEINMLELITTNETSFFRDGPQLDAFRNYTLKELIDIGNKTGRRELRIWSAGCSSGEEPYTLSIILHETLKNDFNKWRIRITANDISTNVLNLAKRGVYTKYALRATPQNIISKYFKQLDDNVFEVKPEVKKLVSFGKINLNDERAVRVIPRSQVVFCRNVIIYFDREMKKKVLNGFYSNLLDDGHLYVGHSESLHLITKDFRAKQHRGAISYRKVQAQTTIP; encoded by the coding sequence ATGGCGCAATTGTTTTCCCAAAGAGGATTCAGCGGAAGTATCAAGATCACTCCCGATGAATTCAGCAGATTTAAAGAACTAGTTTATAATCTTGCAGGAATTTTTCTGCAGGACAATCGCGCTTTTATGGTGGAAAACAGATTTTCGCACCGGCTTACGGAACTGGGTTTCAAAACTTATACCGAGTACATCAATTTTCTGAAAAACGGGGTAAAAGGCAAAGCGGAAGAAATAAATATGCTGGAACTGATTACCACCAACGAAACCAGCTTCTTCAGAGACGGCCCCCAGCTTGACGCCTTTCGCAATTATACGCTCAAGGAACTGATTGATATCGGCAACAAAACCGGACGAAGGGAATTACGTATCTGGTCTGCCGGTTGTTCTTCAGGCGAAGAGCCGTATACTCTGTCCATAATTCTGCACGAAACCTTAAAGAATGACTTTAATAAATGGAGAATCCGGATAACGGCCAACGATATTTCAACAAACGTGCTTAATCTGGCCAAAAGGGGCGTTTATACAAAATATGCCTTGAGGGCTACTCCGCAAAATATTATATCAAAATATTTCAAACAATTGGATGACAATGTTTTTGAAGTGAAACCGGAAGTCAAAAAGCTGGTCAGTTTCGGCAAGATAAACCTGAATGACGAAAGGGCAGTCCGGGTCATACCCAGGTCGCAGGTAGTATTCTGCAGGAATGTAATCATTTATTTTGACAGGGAAATGAAAAAAAAGGTTCTCAACGGGTTTTATTCAAACCTGCTTGATGATGGTCACTTATATGTAGGGCACTCGGAATCCCTGCATCTGATCACCAAAGATTTTAGAGCAAAGCAGCATAGAGGCGCTATCTCGTACCGAAAAGTCCAAGCACAGACCACTATCCCTTGA
- a CDS encoding glycosyltransferase: MNTDKVLRILVVLPLYGGSLPVGRFCVSALKELGHLVEVFEAPDFYDAYGALDNLKVTADRHKYLQNSFLQVLSQAVLAKVETFEPDMVLSMAQAPLTHQALKRLRRDNVKTAMWFVEDFRLFTYWQVFARFYDVFAVIQKEPFFTELEKVGSGKVLYLPLAAQPDFHKPVELTPADVRKYGGDVSFMGAGYPNRRMAFRKLIHHGLKIWGSEWDGDHVLEPYLQLGGRRVSSEECVKIFNGTKVNLNLHSSIHADKLVSGGDFINPRTFELAACGAFQLVDKRTLMDEAFSEGELAHFESLKDLDEKIRYFLSHPEERMEYAQKARQRVLKDHTYSNRMQTLIDFTARQFPDWPEEKATDDIFGPDFPEELKTDLLGLIKNLGLPANVGFSDLVTAVRARHGELSPLDAGILFLDEWKKTYNR, from the coding sequence ATGAATACGGACAAGGTGCTGCGCATTCTGGTTGTGCTTCCGCTTTACGGAGGCTCTCTTCCTGTAGGCAGGTTTTGCGTTTCGGCACTGAAGGAACTTGGCCATCTGGTTGAGGTATTTGAAGCTCCTGATTTTTACGATGCCTACGGCGCTCTGGACAACCTTAAGGTGACTGCGGACAGGCATAAGTATTTACAGAACAGTTTTCTGCAGGTCCTTTCACAGGCTGTTCTTGCAAAAGTGGAAACATTCGAACCTGATATGGTTTTATCCATGGCTCAGGCTCCGCTAACCCACCAGGCTCTTAAAAGACTGCGCCGGGATAATGTGAAAACAGCCATGTGGTTTGTGGAGGATTTCAGACTTTTCACCTACTGGCAGGTTTTCGCCCGTTTTTACGATGTGTTTGCGGTAATCCAGAAGGAACCATTCTTTACCGAGCTTGAAAAGGTGGGGTCCGGAAAGGTTCTTTACCTGCCTCTGGCTGCCCAGCCGGACTTTCACAAACCGGTTGAGCTGACCCCGGCCGATGTCCGCAAATACGGTGGGGATGTTTCTTTTATGGGGGCAGGGTATCCCAACAGAAGGATGGCCTTCCGCAAACTTATCCACCACGGGCTCAAGATATGGGGCTCGGAATGGGACGGCGACCACGTGCTTGAGCCGTACCTGCAGTTGGGCGGTCGCAGGGTCTCGTCCGAGGAATGCGTAAAAATATTCAACGGAACCAAGGTCAACCTGAACCTGCACTCTTCCATACATGCCGACAAGCTGGTCAGCGGCGGGGACTTCATCAACCCCAGAACATTCGAACTTGCCGCGTGCGGAGCTTTTCAGCTTGTGGACAAAAGAACGCTTATGGATGAAGCTTTTTCCGAAGGGGAACTGGCCCATTTCGAAAGCCTTAAGGACCTTGATGAAAAAATCAGGTATTTTCTCAGCCATCCTGAGGAGAGAATGGAGTACGCCCAAAAAGCCCGTCAAAGGGTGCTGAAGGACCATACATACTCAAACAGGATGCAGACACTCATAGATTTCACGGCCCGACAGTTTCCCGACTGGCCTGAGGAAAAGGCAACCGATGATATCTTCGGTCCGGACTTTCCCGAGGAACTCAAAACCGATCTGCTCGGTTTGATTAAAAATCTCGGCCTTCCTGCAAACGTTGGATTCAGTGATCTTGTAACTGCGGTAAGGGCCAGGCATGGAGAATTGAGTCCGCTGGATGCCGGAATTCTTTTTCTGGATGAATGGAAAAAAACTTATAATCGGTAA
- a CDS encoding glycosyltransferase family 9 protein has protein sequence MTRFGDLVQTKRLILTLQQREFKVHICVDRSLTELASILFPQAVIHSLIAHGTGVKGRGIDSVLPTNIRTFAELGSIEFTEIYNLNFSPMNYAAATMFDPQKIKGHKTVNGQPVKSAWFDFAFRLAAERRCNINLVDYWAALSPEMIAADKVNPVAVPKGGGIGVVLAGRESRRSLPYKALAPLVLAARSANKCKKIFLLGSSSEREAGRRLLSEFPAAAVADTVNLAGKTDWKGLVETVGTLDRIITPDTGTMHLAAHLGVPVTGFFLSSAWCTETGPYGAGHTVIQADTDCSPCVESSPCYNSLKCLEPFRSPGMARFIATGKPEHLPDGLDLFESDCDFLGTAFSLRKGNDRTAEQRDRIRRFVACHLGILDIGEHGPFPELAEKFYREKDWITA, from the coding sequence TTGACGCGGTTTGGAGATCTCGTCCAGACCAAACGGCTGATTCTGACCCTGCAGCAGCGTGAGTTCAAAGTTCATATCTGCGTGGACCGCTCGCTGACCGAACTTGCGAGCATATTGTTCCCGCAGGCAGTCATCCATTCACTGATTGCGCATGGCACCGGCGTCAAGGGAAGGGGAATCGATTCCGTACTGCCAACCAATATAAGAACGTTCGCGGAACTTGGAAGCATCGAATTCACGGAGATATACAACCTTAATTTTTCACCGATGAACTATGCTGCGGCAACCATGTTCGATCCGCAAAAAATAAAAGGGCATAAAACAGTAAACGGGCAACCGGTTAAATCCGCATGGTTTGATTTCGCATTCCGGCTTGCTGCGGAAAGGCGCTGCAATATAAATCTGGTAGATTACTGGGCCGCGCTCAGTCCCGAAATGATCGCCGCAGACAAAGTAAACCCGGTCGCCGTGCCGAAAGGCGGGGGTATCGGGGTTGTCCTTGCCGGAAGGGAAAGCAGGAGATCGTTACCGTACAAAGCTCTGGCACCTCTGGTGCTTGCGGCCCGCTCCGCGAACAAATGCAAGAAAATATTTCTGCTCGGCAGCAGCTCGGAAAGAGAGGCCGGAAGGCGGCTTCTCTCGGAATTCCCTGCGGCGGCCGTTGCGGATACCGTTAACCTGGCCGGTAAAACGGATTGGAAAGGTCTGGTGGAAACAGTCGGCACCCTTGACCGGATCATAACTCCAGACACTGGGACCATGCATCTTGCCGCGCACCTCGGGGTGCCGGTGACCGGATTCTTTCTGTCTTCCGCATGGTGTACGGAAACCGGACCCTATGGTGCCGGACATACCGTAATTCAGGCGGACACAGATTGTTCCCCGTGTGTTGAATCAAGCCCGTGCTATAACAGTCTGAAATGTCTGGAACCGTTTCGGAGTCCCGGCATGGCCAGATTCATAGCCACCGGCAAGCCGGAACATCTCCCTGACGGGCTGGATCTTTTCGAATCCGACTGCGATTTTCTGGGTACCGCGTTCTCGCTCCGGAAGGGAAACGACCGGACCGCTGAACAAAGGGACAGAATACGCCGTTTCGTAGCCTGTCATCTGGGGATTCTGGATATCGGTGAACACGGCCCGTTCCCGGAACTTGCGGAAAAATTCTACCGGGAAAAAGATTGGATCACGGCATGA
- a CDS encoding bifunctional precorrin-2 dehydrogenase/sirohydrochlorin ferrochelatase produces the protein MNYYPVFLKVENRKCLLVGAGSVGVRKLGSLLECGPESVTVLDTSEPGSDMLLLLEDPRVRFEQRAFVPADLDGIFLALACTSNNEVNRLISELCRERSVLCNIADYPEGSNFIVPSVVRQGELTLAVSTGGASPAFTRKVRRELEVIFGPHYGAFITLMGRIRPMVLDLGKETSQNTALFRQLVASPVLEELEAGNMSLVEEQLGRILPDELVSRIPELINELI, from the coding sequence ATGAACTACTACCCTGTTTTTCTGAAAGTTGAAAATCGTAAATGCCTGCTGGTCGGCGCCGGCAGTGTCGGGGTACGCAAACTCGGGTCGCTGCTGGAATGCGGACCGGAGTCTGTTACCGTCCTCGACACTTCGGAACCGGGAAGCGACATGCTTCTGCTGCTGGAAGACCCCAGAGTCCGGTTTGAACAGCGGGCTTTTGTTCCTGCGGATCTGGACGGAATTTTTCTGGCTCTCGCATGCACCAGCAACAACGAGGTCAACAGACTGATTTCGGAATTGTGCCGGGAGCGCAGCGTTCTCTGCAACATTGCCGACTATCCGGAAGGGAGTAATTTTATCGTTCCCTCGGTAGTCCGGCAGGGTGAGCTTACACTTGCCGTATCAACAGGCGGGGCTTCGCCTGCGTTTACCCGGAAGGTACGGCGGGAACTGGAAGTCATTTTCGGGCCGCATTACGGTGCATTCATCACTTTAATGGGAAGAATCCGACCTATGGTCCTTGACCTCGGCAAGGAAACAAGCCAAAACACCGCTTTGTTCAGGCAGCTTGTTGCCTCCCCTGTTTTAGAGGAATTGGAGGCCGGGAACATGAGCCTTGTTGAAGAACAGCTCGGCCGGATTCTGCCGGATGAACTCGTTTCACGAATACCGGAGCTAATTAATGAGCTTATTTGA
- a CDS encoding cytochrome c biogenesis protein CcsA, with protein MSLFEIFQIIIIACYLTGTGLFFAGSIRNSDSMGRLGNMAAVGGFVLHTVDLVLALTLYRGTVLSGGYFYFSLLGWSIILVYFGLWWKVRSTYFALTASPLALLLFLVSLAARSLKVTLPVHLAGLFIGLHIGTIFVSIALMAMAAGAGVAFLYLNNKIKTKANLSAMGRDMPSLNTFDKVNHWAILIGFPLYTLGLAAGFLWARSAFSKMFSWDPKEIVTLVVWFLFAFLFHQRMLVGWRGRKPAILVIVVFAITMISLWGINFFVPTHHSFKV; from the coding sequence ATGAGCTTATTTGAGATATTTCAGATTATCATTATTGCCTGCTATCTTACGGGCACGGGATTATTCTTCGCAGGAAGCATAAGGAACAGCGATTCCATGGGGCGGCTCGGCAATATGGCCGCTGTCGGCGGATTCGTTCTGCATACCGTGGACCTGGTCCTGGCCCTTACTCTTTACCGGGGAACGGTCCTTAGCGGAGGGTATTTCTATTTCAGCCTGCTCGGCTGGAGCATCATTCTGGTCTATTTCGGTCTTTGGTGGAAGGTGCGCAGCACCTATTTCGCCCTGACCGCCTCCCCGCTGGCCCTGCTGCTTTTTCTTGTCTCCCTTGCGGCCAGAAGCCTTAAAGTCACTCTGCCCGTGCACCTTGCCGGTCTTTTCATCGGGCTGCATATCGGCACCATTTTTGTGAGCATCGCCCTGATGGCAATGGCCGCCGGGGCCGGTGTCGCGTTCCTTTATCTGAACAACAAGATAAAAACCAAGGCCAACCTGTCCGCAATGGGACGGGACATGCCTTCTCTGAATACTTTCGACAAGGTTAACCACTGGGCTATTCTCATCGGATTTCCCCTTTACACTCTGGGGCTTGCGGCCGGATTTCTCTGGGCGCGCAGTGCTTTTTCCAAGATGTTTTCATGGGACCCCAAAGAGATCGTCACTCTGGTGGTCTGGTTTTTATTTGCTTTTCTTTTTCACCAGCGCATGCTCGTGGGCTGGAGAGGAAGAAAACCGGCAATTCTAGTGATTGTTGTTTTTGCGATCACCATGATTTCTCTTTGGGGCATCAATTTTTTTGTGCCCACTCACCATAGCTTTAAAGTCTGA
- the hemA gene encoding glutamyl-tRNA reductase: MDHNIYLIGLNHRSAGVDVRERYALTNVEEFESGLLEAGMREVMALSTCNRVEILVVCPADLSEKDVLKYWARRCCGSVGELEPNVYCHKDLMAVKHLFRVACSLDSMIVGEPQILGQLKSSYRKAVEADSAGVIINRMLHKSFFVAKRVRTETSIASSAVSISYAAVELAKKIFGELKGQRAMLIGAGEMAELAATHLLNSGVEHISIANRTFSRAEELAKAMGGQAVSFENLYEHLAETDIIISSTGAPHAVIKAKEMKKVIRKRKFRPMFFIDIAVPRDIDPDVNGLDNVYLYDIDDLKDVVEENRSQRKDEAVKADSIVEFETLSFGNWINSLDLQPTIVDLFDRSENIARKELARTLKRLGSVDDDTVKAIETMALAIGRKVLHEPVTFLKRRTEEEGAAERFVDLARRMFNLDNDTIPPDAHCARKKNKTNTD, translated from the coding sequence ATGGACCATAATATTTACCTGATAGGTCTTAACCACCGCTCCGCCGGAGTGGATGTGCGTGAACGTTACGCCCTTACCAATGTGGAAGAGTTCGAGAGCGGACTGCTTGAAGCCGGTATGCGCGAGGTCATGGCCCTTTCCACCTGCAACAGGGTCGAGATTCTGGTGGTCTGCCCTGCTGACCTTTCCGAAAAAGATGTGTTGAAGTATTGGGCCCGCAGATGCTGCGGCTCGGTCGGGGAGCTTGAGCCGAATGTTTACTGCCACAAGGACCTTATGGCGGTTAAGCATCTGTTCCGGGTGGCGTGCAGCCTTGATTCCATGATTGTCGGAGAACCGCAGATTCTCGGGCAGTTGAAGAGCTCATACCGTAAGGCGGTTGAAGCTGATTCAGCCGGAGTCATCATCAACAGGATGCTGCACAAATCGTTCTTCGTGGCCAAAAGGGTCCGCACGGAAACATCAATCGCTTCCAGTGCAGTCTCCATAAGCTACGCCGCAGTGGAACTGGCCAAGAAAATTTTCGGAGAACTGAAAGGACAGCGCGCCATGCTGATCGGTGCAGGCGAGATGGCCGAACTTGCGGCCACACATCTGCTGAACAGCGGTGTCGAGCATATTTCCATTGCCAACCGTACCTTTTCGCGTGCCGAAGAACTGGCAAAAGCCATGGGCGGTCAGGCCGTCTCCTTCGAAAATCTTTACGAACACCTGGCTGAAACCGATATCATAATCAGTTCAACCGGTGCTCCGCATGCGGTCATCAAGGCCAAGGAGATGAAGAAGGTCATACGGAAGCGCAAGTTCCGTCCGATGTTCTTTATTGATATCGCCGTTCCGCGCGACATTGACCCGGACGTGAACGGTCTGGACAACGTTTACCTCTATGATATCGATGACCTCAAGGATGTCGTGGAAGAAAACCGTTCCCAGAGAAAGGACGAGGCGGTCAAGGCCGATTCCATCGTGGAGTTCGAAACCCTGTCCTTCGGAAACTGGATCAACTCCCTTGACCTGCAACCCACTATCGTCGACCTTTTCGACCGCAGTGAGAATATTGCAAGGAAAGAGCTTGCCAGAACACTCAAAAGGCTCGGCAGTGTTGATGATGATACTGTAAAGGCCATTGAAACCATGGCTCTGGCCATAGGAAGAAAGGTTCTGCACGAGCCGGTGACCTTCCTTAAGAGACGTACTGAAGAGGAAGGTGCGGCCGAAAGGTTCGTGGACCTTGCCCGGCGTATGTTCAATCTGGATAATGATACCATTCCTCCGGATGCCCACTGTGCGAGGAAGAAAAACAAGACCAACACGGATTAA